In the Octadecabacter sp. SW4 genome, one interval contains:
- the gor gene encoding glutathione-disulfide reductase: MTDFDYDLFVIGGGSGGVRAARVAAATGAKVALAEEYRMGGTCVIRGCVPKKLMVFASEYHEMFADARAYGWDVEDGQFDWTRFRGKLHAELDRLEDVYRRLLDGSGVEIVDSRATLADPHTVKFTDGSTKSAKHILIATGARPQPPDMKGAELGISSNDIFNLDALPKSILIVGGGYIACEFACILHGLGVAVTQFYRGAQILRGFDDEARGLVSEEMQQRGVDLHLGTNVFEMEKRDAGVWIKATNGTEGTFDHVMFATGRAPNTDGMGLAEAGVELGRQGQIVVDDYSQTKVPSIFAIGDVTNRVQLTPVAIREAMAFVETVFQGNPTKVDHKLVPSAIFTQPEMGTVGLSEEAAREIEPVDIYCTSFKPMQQSFAGRTDRVLMKLVVSKATRKVLGCHIVSPQAGEMIQLVGIAIKMGATKEDFDRTVAVHPTISEELVTMREPVRSA; the protein is encoded by the coding sequence ATGACCGACTTTGACTATGACCTTTTCGTAATTGGTGGCGGTTCGGGGGGCGTGCGCGCGGCGCGCGTGGCCGCCGCGACGGGGGCCAAGGTGGCACTGGCCGAAGAATACCGCATGGGTGGCACCTGCGTGATCCGCGGCTGTGTGCCCAAGAAACTGATGGTCTTTGCATCCGAATACCACGAAATGTTTGCTGACGCGCGCGCCTATGGCTGGGACGTGGAAGACGGGCAGTTTGACTGGACCCGGTTTCGCGGCAAACTGCACGCCGAACTTGACCGGCTGGAAGATGTGTATCGCCGCCTGCTGGACGGGTCGGGCGTTGAAATCGTCGACAGCCGCGCAACGCTGGCCGATCCACACACCGTCAAATTCACCGATGGCAGCACCAAATCGGCCAAACATATTCTGATCGCCACCGGCGCACGCCCGCAACCGCCTGACATGAAGGGCGCCGAGCTGGGGATTTCCAGCAACGATATCTTTAATCTCGACGCGCTGCCCAAATCCATTCTGATTGTCGGCGGTGGTTATATCGCCTGTGAATTTGCCTGTATTCTGCACGGGTTGGGTGTGGCGGTGACGCAGTTCTATCGCGGCGCGCAAATCCTGCGCGGTTTTGATGACGAGGCCCGCGGGCTGGTCAGCGAAGAGATGCAGCAACGCGGCGTCGATCTTCACCTTGGCACCAACGTATTCGAGATGGAAAAGCGCGACGCTGGCGTCTGGATCAAGGCGACAAATGGCACCGAAGGCACTTTTGATCATGTGATGTTCGCCACGGGCCGCGCCCCCAATACCGACGGCATGGGGCTGGCCGAAGCCGGTGTTGAACTGGGCCGTCAGGGACAAATCGTGGTGGATGACTATTCGCAAACCAAGGTGCCCTCGATCTTTGCGATCGGTGATGTGACCAACCGCGTGCAACTGACACCGGTGGCGATCCGCGAGGCGATGGCCTTTGTCGAGACGGTGTTTCAGGGTAATCCGACCAAGGTTGACCACAAACTGGTCCCCAGCGCGATCTTTACGCAGCCGGAAATGGGCACCGTGGGCCTGTCCGAGGAAGCCGCCCGCGAGATCGAGCCGGTGGACATCTACTGCACCTCGTTCAAGCCGATGCAGCAATCCTTTGCCGGACGCACCGACCGCGTGCTGATGAAACTGGTGGTCTCCAAGGCGACCCGCAAAGTGCTGGGCTGTCACATTGTCAGCCCCCAGGCGGGCGAAATGATCCAGCTGGTGGGCATCGCGATCAAGATGGGGGCCACCAAAGAAGACTTTGATCGCACCGTTGCCGTGCATCCGACGATCTCGGAAGAATTGGTGACGATGCGAGAACCTGTGCGGAGCGCTTGA
- the rpiA gene encoding ribose-5-phosphate isomerase RpiA has product MTYDLSPIDKAKFAAAKRATDFVEDGMRVGLGTGSTAAWLVKCLGEMVQNDGLRIKGVPTSSRTAQMAREVGIEVISLDEAKWLDLTIDGADEYDGNLNLIKGGGGAHLQEKIVATASDQMVVIADIGKQVETLGAFPLPVEVIPFGWQTTKTLLEETLIGMDVLGRTTSLRMNGDHPFITDEGNHIIDLHLNRIGNARQLSLVLNQIPGVVENGLFIDICDAVVIGHGDGRVEVRDINQGTIEESQIEFVESENLFSDL; this is encoded by the coding sequence ATGACCTATGATCTCTCGCCCATCGACAAGGCGAAATTCGCCGCCGCCAAACGTGCCACCGACTTTGTCGAGGACGGGATGCGCGTGGGGCTTGGCACCGGCAGCACCGCCGCCTGGCTGGTCAAATGTCTGGGCGAGATGGTGCAGAACGACGGGCTGCGCATCAAGGGCGTGCCAACGTCCAGCCGCACAGCCCAGATGGCGCGCGAAGTCGGGATCGAGGTGATTTCACTGGACGAGGCCAAGTGGCTGGACCTGACCATCGACGGGGCCGATGAATATGACGGCAACCTCAACCTGATCAAGGGCGGCGGCGGCGCGCATCTCCAGGAAAAGATCGTGGCGACGGCCAGCGACCAGATGGTCGTCATCGCCGATATCGGCAAGCAGGTTGAAACGCTGGGCGCATTCCCCTTGCCCGTCGAGGTGATCCCCTTTGGCTGGCAGACCACGAAAACCCTGCTCGAGGAAACGCTGATCGGGATGGATGTGCTGGGACGCACCACCAGCCTGCGCATGAACGGCGACCATCCGTTTATCACCGACGAGGGCAACCATATCATTGATTTGCACCTCAACCGGATCGGCAACGCCCGCCAGCTCAGCCTTGTGCTCAATCAGATTCCCGGCGTGGTGGAAAACGGGCTGTTCATCGATATCTGTGACGCCGTCGTGATCGGCCACGGCGATGGCCGCGTCGAGGTGCGTGACATCAATCAGGGCACGATCGAAGAAAGCCAGATCGAATTTGTGGAATCCGAAAACCTGTTCAGCGATCTGTAA
- a CDS encoding DMT family transporter codes for MTVAITPAADADRVLPGIVLMLGFCVFAPMLDVAAKLAAATLPVGQITAARFIVQAVLMLPLCLAMGLGLRLPVRLWGIITARALLLILSTYLFIAAIAIMPLADALAIVFVEPFIILIFAKLYFGDEVGPRRIGAAAVGFAGVLLVIQPSFAEFGAVALLPLGTAFSFAAYMLVTRGLSRRMHPVAMQYHTAVVASLICIPVIWLADGRGWATLDPVMPQGVVWLWLVGVGIFAALSHLMMTYALKFAPSATLAPLHYLEIVMAALLGYLVFQDFPDTLTLIGISVIIGSGLYVIHRERVNARAPLVTQSPPAAAI; via the coding sequence ATGACTGTCGCAATAACCCCTGCTGCTGACGCGGATCGCGTGCTGCCCGGTATCGTTTTGATGCTGGGGTTTTGCGTGTTTGCGCCGATGCTGGATGTGGCGGCCAAACTTGCCGCCGCGACCCTGCCCGTTGGCCAGATCACCGCCGCGCGTTTCATTGTGCAGGCGGTGCTGATGTTGCCGCTTTGTCTGGCGATGGGTCTGGGGCTGCGCCTGCCCGTCCGTCTGTGGGGGATCATCACGGCGCGCGCACTTTTGCTGATCCTCTCGACTTATCTTTTTATCGCGGCGATAGCGATCATGCCACTGGCCGACGCATTGGCGATTGTCTTTGTCGAGCCGTTTATCATCCTGATCTTTGCCAAACTCTATTTCGGCGATGAAGTCGGCCCCCGCCGGATCGGGGCCGCTGCCGTGGGTTTTGCAGGTGTATTGCTGGTGATCCAGCCCAGCTTTGCCGAATTTGGCGCGGTCGCATTGTTGCCGCTGGGCACGGCCTTCAGCTTTGCCGCCTATATGCTGGTCACGCGCGGGTTGTCGCGCCGGATGCATCCCGTGGCGATGCAGTATCATACGGCTGTGGTGGCCAGCCTGATCTGCATTCCGGTGATCTGGCTGGCGGACGGGCGCGGCTGGGCCACCCTTGATCCGGTGATGCCGCAGGGCGTTGTCTGGCTATGGCTGGTTGGCGTGGGGATCTTTGCCGCCCTCAGCCATCTGATGATGACCTATGCGTTGAAATTTGCCCCCTCGGCCACGCTCGCGCCGCTGCACTACCTTGAAATCGTCATGGCGGCGCTGCTGGGCTATCTGGTGTTCCAGGATTTCCCCGACACGCTGACCCTGATCGGCATTTCGGTGATCATCGGATCGGGGCTTTATGTGATCCATCGCGAACGGGTTAACGCCCGCGCGCCGCTGGTAACGCAAAGCCCGCCAGCGGCGGCGATTTAA
- a CDS encoding glutathione S-transferase family protein, which translates to MTSSLRLHYAPDNASLCVRLALDTVGAPFDTVLVDRAARGQKSPRFLALNPNGLIPVLETPDGVLFETGAILLWLADRHAGLLPERGSDRAAALKWLFWLSNTLHPACRMLFYPDQHISGDTTALRATTRARICAQLDILNAAPDAPWLDGLGRDARQPSAPACYLAPILRWLALYGGDTAWFDLARTPRLLAFARAADRWPATTLVQTAEGLGPTPMSAPRPPQPPEGSAI; encoded by the coding sequence ATGACCAGCAGCCTGCGCCTTCACTATGCCCCTGACAACGCCTCGCTTTGTGTTCGGCTGGCGCTGGATACTGTGGGCGCGCCGTTTGACACCGTGTTAGTGGATCGCGCCGCGCGGGGGCAGAAATCGCCACGATTTCTGGCGCTCAATCCCAACGGATTGATTCCGGTGCTTGAAACCCCCGACGGCGTGTTGTTCGAAACCGGTGCAATCTTGCTGTGGCTGGCCGATCGCCACGCCGGGTTGCTGCCTGAACGCGGGTCAGATCGTGCGGCCGCGCTGAAATGGCTGTTCTGGCTGTCCAATACCCTGCACCCCGCCTGCCGGATGCTGTTCTACCCTGACCAACATATCAGCGGTGACACAACCGCCCTGCGCGCGACCACCCGCGCGCGCATTTGCGCCCAGCTTGATATCCTGAATGCCGCGCCTGATGCGCCTTGGCTTGATGGGTTGGGGCGCGACGCGCGCCAGCCAAGTGCACCCGCCTGCTACCTGGCCCCGATACTGCGCTGGTTGGCACTTTATGGCGGCGACACCGCGTGGTTTGATCTGGCGCGCACCCCGCGCCTGCTTGCCTTTGCCCGCGCGGCTGATAGATGGCCCGCAACCACCCTTGTCCAAACCGCCGAAGGGCTTGGCCCCACGCCTATGTCTGCCCCCCGCCCCCCGCAACCCCCCGAAGGAAGTGCAATCTGA
- a CDS encoding L-serine ammonia-lyase: MFLSVFDMFKVGVGPSSSHTIGPMVAAARFLDHLRAQPFKVARLHASLHGSLAFTGVGHATDRAVILGLAGFRADDYDADKAEAELARIKAEGVVEPDGLSRLIFAPADDLEFDYGPALPGHANGLILRGRDAQGDTITEVTYYSIGGGFVLTAEELAAGKDTDDGPPVPFPFTSAREMLDMAAESGLSIADMKRENEHSRNGSGHVSKGLARIWDVMNACIDRGLTTDGILPGGLHVKRRAKAIHDALQAERGMNLNAPHTINDWMSTYAMAVNEENAAGGQVVTAPTNGAAGVVPATIRYWLDHVPGAAPSKIPDFLLTAAAIGGLVKFNASISGAEAGCQAEVGSAAAMAAAGLCAVMGGTPEQIENAAEIALEHHLGMTCDPVRGLVQVPCIERNGLGAIKAVSAASLSLRGDGTHLVPLDAAIETMRQTGADMSEKYKETALGGLAVNVPNC, translated from the coding sequence ATGTTCCTCTCAGTCTTTGATATGTTCAAAGTGGGCGTAGGCCCGTCGTCCAGTCATACGATCGGACCGATGGTCGCCGCCGCGCGGTTTCTGGATCATTTGCGCGCGCAGCCCTTCAAGGTGGCCCGTTTGCATGCCTCGCTGCACGGCTCGCTGGCGTTCACCGGCGTGGGCCATGCCACTGATCGCGCGGTGATCCTTGGCCTCGCCGGATTTCGCGCCGACGATTATGACGCCGACAAGGCCGAGGCCGAGCTGGCGCGCATCAAGGCGGAAGGGGTCGTGGAACCCGATGGCCTGAGCCGTCTGATTTTTGCCCCCGCCGACGATCTGGAATTCGACTATGGCCCGGCCCTGCCCGGCCATGCCAACGGGCTGATCCTGCGCGGGCGCGATGCGCAGGGCGATACGATCACCGAAGTCACTTATTATTCCATCGGTGGCGGGTTCGTTCTGACAGCCGAAGAACTGGCCGCGGGCAAGGATACCGACGATGGCCCACCGGTGCCGTTTCCCTTCACGAGCGCGCGCGAAATGCTTGATATGGCCGCTGAATCCGGCCTGAGCATCGCCGACATGAAGCGCGAAAATGAACATTCCCGCAACGGGTCCGGCCATGTCAGCAAGGGTTTGGCGCGCATCTGGGACGTGATGAACGCCTGTATTGATCGCGGTCTGACCACGGATGGCATCCTGCCCGGGGGCTTGCACGTCAAACGCCGCGCCAAGGCGATCCACGATGCGCTGCAGGCGGAACGCGGCATGAACCTGAATGCGCCGCACACCATCAACGACTGGATGTCGACCTATGCGATGGCCGTAAACGAAGAAAACGCCGCCGGCGGGCAGGTCGTGACCGCCCCGACAAATGGCGCAGCGGGGGTGGTGCCGGCAACGATCCGCTATTGGCTGGACCATGTGCCGGGTGCTGCGCCCTCGAAAATCCCCGATTTCCTGCTGACGGCGGCGGCGATTGGCGGGCTGGTGAAATTCAACGCCTCGATCAGCGGGGCCGAAGCGGGCTGTCAGGCCGAAGTGGGCAGCGCCGCCGCGATGGCTGCGGCCGGTCTGTGCGCCGTCATGGGCGGCACCCCGGAACAGATTGAAAACGCAGCTGAAATTGCACTGGAGCATCATCTGGGCATGACCTGCGATCCGGTGCGCGGGCTGGTGCAGGTGCCCTGTATCGAACGCAACGGCCTTGGCGCGATCAAGGCGGTATCGGCCGCGAGCCTGTCTTTGCGCGGGGATGGCACGCACCTTGTGCCGCTCGACGCCGCAATTGAAACCATGCGCCAGACCGGCGCCGATATGTCCGAGAAATACAAGGAAACCGCGCTGGGCGGCTTGGCGGTGAATGTGCCGAATTGTTAA
- a CDS encoding thiamine diphosphokinase — MTRPVVHKSEPVTLVGAGVFNADDLTLALKHAPSLVAADGGGNALVGHVQAPLAVIGDLDSLTNKARAAFSKVMHHVGEQDTTDFEKCLTRIAAPVILAVGFTGGRLDHTLSALNTMARHRDRPVILIGPDDISFLVPHSKITLDLPVATRLSLMPLADARVDTKGLRWEIRDTALHPVRAASISNETTAPQVDIHAMGPLLITLPQAALVAAITAVRAG, encoded by the coding sequence ATGACGCGCCCTGTTGTTCACAAATCCGAACCAGTGACATTGGTCGGCGCGGGTGTGTTTAACGCGGACGACCTTACTTTGGCGTTAAAACATGCGCCATCGCTTGTGGCCGCCGATGGTGGCGGGAACGCGCTTGTGGGGCATGTGCAGGCACCCCTGGCGGTGATCGGCGACCTTGATAGCCTGACAAATAAGGCCAGGGCGGCGTTTTCCAAGGTAATGCACCACGTCGGCGAACAAGATACCACCGATTTTGAGAAATGCCTGACCCGAATCGCGGCGCCCGTGATTCTCGCGGTGGGGTTCACCGGCGGGCGGCTTGACCATACTCTGTCCGCGCTCAACACGATGGCGCGCCACCGCGACCGCCCGGTGATCCTGATCGGACCGGATGATATCAGTTTTCTGGTGCCGCACAGCAAGATCACCCTTGATCTGCCCGTTGCCACCCGCCTGTCGCTGATGCCCTTGGCGGATGCGCGGGTCGACACGAAAGGCCTGCGCTGGGAGATCCGGGACACCGCCCTGCACCCCGTCCGCGCCGCCAGCATTTCAAACGAAACCACCGCGCCACAGGTTGATATTCATGCGATGGGGCCGCTGTTGATCACTCTGCCACAGGCGGCGCTGGTAGCCGCGATAACCGCTGTTCGCGCAGGATAA
- a CDS encoding DMT family transporter, with translation MTTDRPFLGILLMLGFCVLAPLGDSLAKVLGDTVALGQLILARFGVQAVILVPLVVVMGGTLRMTRRIAALTALRTVLHMVGIGAMFTSLRFLPLADAIAIAFVMPFIMLLLGKYVLGEDVGPHRLIACVIGFAGTLLVVQPNFAQVGAPALLPLLVAVVFALFMLVTRQIAREVDPITLQANSGLLALVILLPLLAVFAQVPALSLALPVGNEWSLLALLGILGTLAHLVMTWSLRFAPSATLAPMQYLEIPIATVIGWLIFRDLPNGLAALGIAVTIAAGLYVILREQRLSRLPAPPVAE, from the coding sequence ATGACCACCGACCGTCCTTTTCTTGGAATCCTCTTGATGCTTGGCTTCTGTGTCCTTGCACCCTTGGGAGATTCATTGGCCAAGGTCTTGGGCGATACGGTAGCGCTGGGTCAGTTGATCTTGGCTCGGTTCGGGGTGCAGGCGGTGATCCTTGTGCCTTTGGTTGTGGTCATGGGCGGCACCCTGCGCATGACACGCCGGATTGCCGCGCTGACGGCCCTGCGCACGGTGCTGCACATGGTCGGAATCGGGGCGATGTTCACGTCCCTGCGGTTCCTGCCATTGGCCGATGCCATCGCGATTGCCTTTGTCATGCCCTTCATCATGCTGCTGCTGGGGAAATACGTGCTGGGCGAGGATGTTGGCCCACATCGGTTGATCGCCTGCGTGATCGGATTTGCAGGCACCCTGCTGGTGGTGCAGCCGAACTTTGCGCAGGTCGGCGCGCCAGCCCTTTTGCCCCTGCTGGTGGCTGTCGTGTTTGCCCTGTTCATGCTGGTCACCCGCCAGATCGCCAGGGAAGTTGACCCGATTACATTGCAGGCCAATAGCGGGTTGTTGGCGCTGGTGATCCTGCTGCCGCTACTGGCCGTGTTTGCGCAGGTGCCTGCTCTGTCCCTCGCCCTACCCGTGGGGAATGAGTGGTCGTTGCTGGCGCTGCTGGGCATCCTGGGCACGCTGGCGCATCTGGTGATGACATGGAGCCTGCGCTTTGCCCCTTCGGCCACGCTTGCACCGATGCAATATCTGGAGATTCCGATTGCGACCGTGATTGGCTGGCTGATCTTTCGCGATCTGCCCAACGGGCTGGCGGCACTTGGCATTGCCGTCACGATCGCGGCGGGGCTCTACGTTATCCTGCGCGAACAGCGGTTATCGCGGCTACCAGCGCCGCCTGTGGCAGAGTGA
- a CDS encoding SDR family NAD(P)-dependent oxidoreductase, which yields MKILITGAGTGLGRLTAIELAERGHDILAGVISTTQAASFEKLNRITPIKLDITNADDRAQAAEFAADVLVNNAGVSQLGPLALMPMDRARQVFEVNVFGTLAMTQACVPAMTARGSGRILFVSSIAGVSAGAMAGPYAMSKHAMQAMGASLREELAPQGIDVVLANPGPHATGFNDRMFDSLDEWLTGAAEETYRPFVQALSNAVTVGQLDPADAASQLADLCEAETTELINPIPPSLF from the coding sequence ATGAAAATTCTCATAACTGGCGCTGGCACCGGGCTCGGACGTTTAACCGCGATAGAATTGGCGGAACGGGGCCACGATATCTTGGCTGGCGTTATTTCAACGACCCAAGCAGCTAGTTTTGAGAAACTTAACCGAATAACGCCGATCAAGCTGGATATCACAAACGCCGACGATCGCGCGCAAGCGGCGGAGTTCGCGGCGGATGTATTGGTCAATAACGCCGGCGTCAGTCAACTCGGCCCGCTTGCGCTTATGCCGATGGACCGCGCACGGCAGGTTTTCGAAGTGAACGTGTTTGGTACACTCGCGATGACGCAGGCCTGCGTTCCTGCGATGACGGCGCGTGGATCGGGGCGCATACTATTTGTCTCCTCGATTGCCGGTGTAAGCGCCGGGGCAATGGCAGGGCCCTATGCAATGTCAAAACATGCCATGCAGGCGATGGGGGCGAGCTTGCGCGAAGAACTGGCACCCCAAGGTATTGACGTTGTGTTGGCTAACCCCGGTCCTCATGCGACCGGCTTCAATGACCGGATGTTCGACAGTCTGGACGAGTGGCTGACTGGAGCCGCCGAAGAAACTTACAGGCCGTTTGTTCAGGCGTTGTCGAACGCCGTAACCGTCGGCCAGTTGGATCCGGCCGATGCAGCCAGCCAATTGGCCGATTTGTGCGAAGCAGAAACGACTGAACTTATCAACCCGATCCCCCCGAGCCTATTCTAA